A single genomic interval of Microbacterium sp. zg-Y1090 harbors:
- a CDS encoding exonuclease SbcCD subunit D produces MRILHTSDWHIGRTFHGHATLDALRVVLDAMVTQVRQNDVDVVIVAGDVFDSATPAAACYALLTDTLVALADAGAQVVVTSGNHDSAARLGFQSALLREGIHVVTDPQTAGTPLTFTDAHGAVHVYALPFLEPALLRHVWPGVRSQADVMTHAMHLVRTDLAERGGRSVAVAHCFAAGVEPTPHLERDIQQGGLDVVPLSAFDGVDYMALGHIHGRQRLSDAVRYAGAPLHYSFGEGDKPRGSWLVELGAAGLTEVTWLELPVPRRLVTLTGPLDELLADERFAVHEDAWVSVEYTDPLPQRDPMRRLQQRFAHCACVAHRPAETMPDDGRSYSQRVRAARSDRELLDVFLRHVREGEGANDRESALIDDLLDDRTLAEAAT; encoded by the coding sequence ATGCGCATCCTGCACACCTCCGACTGGCATATCGGGCGCACCTTCCACGGGCACGCGACCCTCGATGCCCTGCGCGTCGTGCTCGACGCGATGGTGACGCAGGTGCGCCAGAACGACGTCGACGTCGTGATCGTCGCCGGCGACGTGTTCGACTCGGCCACCCCGGCCGCCGCCTGCTACGCACTGCTCACCGACACCCTCGTCGCGCTGGCCGACGCCGGCGCTCAGGTCGTCGTGACCAGCGGCAACCACGACTCCGCCGCCCGGCTCGGCTTCCAGTCGGCGCTGCTGCGCGAGGGCATCCACGTCGTCACCGACCCGCAGACCGCCGGCACGCCGCTCACCTTCACCGACGCGCACGGTGCCGTCCACGTCTACGCGCTGCCGTTCCTCGAGCCTGCGCTGCTGCGGCATGTGTGGCCGGGTGTTCGGTCGCAGGCCGATGTCATGACCCACGCGATGCACCTGGTGCGGACTGATCTCGCCGAGCGCGGCGGGCGCTCGGTCGCGGTGGCGCACTGCTTCGCCGCCGGCGTCGAGCCGACGCCGCACCTCGAGCGCGACATCCAGCAGGGCGGGCTCGACGTCGTGCCGCTGTCGGCGTTCGACGGCGTGGACTACATGGCCCTCGGCCACATCCACGGGCGCCAGCGCCTGTCCGATGCGGTCCGCTACGCCGGCGCCCCGCTGCACTACAGCTTCGGCGAGGGCGACAAGCCGCGGGGGTCGTGGCTGGTCGAACTCGGCGCCGCCGGTCTCACCGAGGTCACCTGGCTCGAGCTGCCCGTGCCCCGCCGGCTGGTCACGCTCACCGGTCCTCTCGACGAACTGCTCGCCGACGAGCGCTTCGCCGTGCACGAGGATGCCTGGGTGTCGGTGGAGTACACCGACCCGCTGCCGCAGCGCGATCCGATGCGCCGGCTGCAGCAGCGCTTCGCCCACTGCGCGTGCGTCGCCCACCGACCCGCCGAGACGATGCCCGACGACGGCCGCAGCTACTCGCAGCGGGTGCGCGCCGCGCGCAGCGACCGCGAGCTGCTCGACGTGTTCCTGCGGCACGTGCGGGAGGGGGAGGGCGCGAACGACCGCGAGAGTGCGCTCATCGACGACCTGCTCGACGACCGCACCCTCGCCGAGGCGGCGACGTGA
- a CDS encoding MFS transporter, protein MTAVLPASAPSWRSWTIWAVGVAAYILSVVNRTSLSAVGVDTAHRFDIDASTLSMFAVIQLGVYGAMQIPVGLMLDRYGARPLITAGMVLMAVGQLVMALSPNVGIAIAARMLLGAGDAAIFPSVLRLIATWFPAQRGPVMVQVTGIVGQLGQIVAVVPLAALLHATSWSVAFGSVAGLGVLFAVLVFAVIRNHPPDLDSDVTVDTDTGSIRVVTSAVDNRVGIRAAWSHPGTRLAFWSHFTTPFAGSAFVMLWGFPFLTAGEGLTQGEAAVVTTVYVLSGILIGPVMGSLSSRVPTLRSRALVLPSIAVQALVWLVVIAQPGASPLWLLLALAVALAMGGPASMVAFDHARTHNPSHRLSTATGITNSGGFLASLIAIFLIGVALDLQGAGTPATYTLDAFRLAFLVQVPLWIVGTAFIVVERKRTRIHIGLDAPRPRRRRPQATRGE, encoded by the coding sequence GTGACCGCCGTGCTCCCCGCCTCCGCCCCCTCGTGGCGCAGCTGGACGATCTGGGCCGTCGGCGTCGCGGCCTACATCCTGTCGGTGGTCAACCGCACGTCGCTGTCGGCGGTGGGCGTCGACACCGCGCACCGCTTCGACATCGACGCCTCGACCCTGTCGATGTTCGCCGTCATCCAGCTCGGCGTGTACGGCGCGATGCAGATCCCCGTGGGACTGATGCTCGACCGGTACGGCGCCCGACCCCTCATCACGGCGGGCATGGTGCTCATGGCCGTCGGGCAGCTCGTGATGGCGCTGTCACCCAACGTGGGCATCGCGATCGCGGCGCGCATGCTGCTGGGCGCAGGGGATGCCGCGATCTTCCCGAGCGTGCTGCGGCTCATCGCCACGTGGTTCCCCGCGCAGCGTGGACCCGTGATGGTGCAGGTCACCGGGATCGTCGGTCAGCTGGGGCAGATCGTGGCGGTCGTGCCGCTGGCGGCGCTCCTGCACGCCACGAGCTGGTCGGTGGCCTTCGGCAGCGTCGCCGGGCTCGGCGTCCTTTTCGCGGTGCTCGTCTTCGCGGTGATCCGCAACCACCCACCCGACCTCGACTCCGACGTCACCGTCGACACCGACACCGGATCGATCCGGGTGGTCACCTCCGCCGTGGACAACCGCGTCGGCATCCGTGCCGCCTGGTCGCACCCCGGCACCCGGCTGGCGTTCTGGTCGCACTTCACCACGCCGTTCGCCGGATCGGCCTTCGTCATGCTCTGGGGCTTCCCCTTCCTCACCGCCGGTGAGGGGCTGACGCAGGGCGAGGCGGCCGTCGTGACGACGGTGTACGTGCTGTCCGGCATCCTCATCGGCCCCGTCATGGGGTCGCTGTCGAGCCGCGTGCCGACGCTGCGCTCGCGCGCCCTCGTGCTGCCGTCGATCGCCGTGCAGGCGCTGGTGTGGCTCGTCGTCATCGCACAGCCCGGCGCCTCACCCCTGTGGCTGCTGCTCGCACTGGCGGTGGCGCTCGCGATGGGCGGACCGGCATCGATGGTCGCCTTCGACCACGCCCGCACCCACAACCCCTCGCACCGGCTCAGCACGGCGACCGGGATCACGAACTCCGGCGGCTTCCTCGCGTCGCTGATCGCGATCTTCCTCATCGGCGTGGCACTCGACCTGCAGGGCGCGGGCACGCCCGCGACCTACACGCTCGACGCTTTCCGTCTGGCGTTCCTCGTGCAGGTTCCGCTGTGGATCGTCGGGACGGCGTTCATCGTCGTCGAGCGCAAGCGCACCCGCATCCACATCGGCCTCGAC
- a CDS encoding NAD(+) synthase, translating into MSLPFESVYRHGFTRIAACTIPLAVADPATNAESVLQSWRGCHDDTVAVAVFPELCLTGYAIEDLVMQDAVLDAVERAIERLVAASVDLFPVLVVGAPLRHRNRLYNCAVVIHRGEVVGVAPKSYLPTYREFYERRWYAAGEAWSGEPIRIGIHEAVFGNNLLFEVRDVPGLVLHAEVCEDVWVPIPPSSRAALAGATVLANLSGSPITIGRADDRKILCQSQSLRCLAAYAYAAAGMGESTNDVSWDGQTMVYEAGALLGETERFPEGPRRTVVDVDLDRLRQERLRQGTFDDNRLADGGEFLTVELFLDPPATDVGLRRPLDRFPFVPDDPARLDQDCYEAFNIQVSGLEQRLRAIGGPRPVIGVSGGLDSTHALLVVARAMDRMGRPRSDILAYTMPGFATSEHTKTNAIALAEAIGASIQTIDIRPAANELLKGIGHPYASGEPVYDVTFENVQAGVRTDFLFRIANRENGIVIGTSDLSELALGWATYGVGDHMSHYAVNAGVPKTLIQHIIRWVIAHRPGSGGTADDAATRLSDDAVAVLRSVLDTEISPELVPAGEDGKVQSTQDTIGPYALHDFTLAYVLRYGLRPSKIAFLAEHAWADPDAGSWPPGFPAEERYGYDRETIVRWLRVFLQRYFGFAQFKRSAIPNGPKVAAAGSLSPRGDWRAPSDGNARAWLAELDAALTDR; encoded by the coding sequence ATGAGCCTCCCCTTCGAGAGCGTCTACCGTCACGGGTTCACCCGCATCGCCGCGTGCACGATCCCCCTGGCTGTGGCCGACCCGGCCACCAACGCCGAGTCGGTGCTGCAGTCGTGGCGGGGGTGCCACGACGACACCGTCGCCGTCGCCGTCTTCCCCGAGCTCTGCCTCACCGGGTACGCCATCGAGGACCTCGTGATGCAGGACGCCGTGCTGGATGCCGTGGAGCGCGCGATCGAGCGCCTCGTCGCGGCATCCGTCGACCTCTTCCCCGTGCTCGTCGTCGGGGCGCCGCTGCGCCATCGCAACCGCCTCTACAACTGCGCCGTCGTCATCCACCGCGGCGAGGTCGTCGGGGTCGCGCCGAAGTCGTACCTGCCGACGTACCGGGAGTTCTACGAGCGCCGCTGGTACGCGGCGGGAGAGGCATGGTCGGGCGAGCCGATCCGCATCGGCATCCATGAAGCCGTGTTCGGCAACAACCTGCTGTTCGAGGTGCGCGATGTGCCGGGGCTCGTGCTGCACGCCGAGGTCTGCGAAGACGTCTGGGTGCCCATCCCGCCGTCGTCACGGGCCGCGCTGGCCGGCGCGACGGTGCTGGCCAACCTCTCGGGCAGTCCGATCACGATCGGCCGGGCCGACGATCGCAAGATCCTCTGCCAGTCCCAGTCGCTGCGCTGCCTCGCCGCGTACGCGTATGCCGCCGCCGGCATGGGCGAGTCCACGAACGACGTGTCGTGGGACGGCCAGACCATGGTCTACGAGGCAGGCGCGCTGCTGGGGGAGACCGAGCGTTTCCCCGAAGGGCCGCGCCGCACCGTCGTCGACGTCGACCTCGACCGGCTGCGACAGGAGCGCCTGCGGCAGGGGACGTTCGACGACAACCGTCTCGCCGACGGCGGCGAGTTCCTCACGGTGGAGCTGTTCCTCGACCCGCCGGCGACCGATGTGGGACTTCGCCGGCCCCTGGACCGCTTCCCGTTCGTGCCCGACGACCCGGCCCGCCTCGACCAGGACTGCTACGAGGCGTTCAACATCCAGGTGTCGGGCCTGGAGCAGCGCCTGCGCGCGATCGGCGGGCCGCGCCCTGTCATCGGCGTGAGCGGCGGGCTGGACTCCACCCATGCCCTGCTGGTCGTCGCGCGCGCGATGGACCGCATGGGCCGGCCGCGCAGCGACATCCTCGCCTACACGATGCCGGGGTTCGCGACGAGCGAGCACACCAAGACCAACGCGATCGCCCTCGCCGAGGCGATCGGCGCCAGCATCCAGACGATCGACATCCGTCCCGCGGCGAACGAGCTGCTGAAGGGCATCGGGCACCCCTACGCCTCCGGCGAGCCGGTGTACGACGTCACCTTCGAGAACGTGCAGGCCGGCGTCCGCACCGACTTCCTCTTCCGCATCGCCAACCGCGAGAACGGCATCGTCATCGGCACGTCCGACCTGTCCGAGCTCGCGCTCGGCTGGGCGACCTACGGCGTCGGCGACCACATGAGCCACTACGCCGTCAACGCGGGTGTGCCGAAGACGCTGATCCAGCACATCATCCGCTGGGTGATCGCGCACCGGCCCGGCAGCGGCGGCACCGCCGACGACGCTGCGACCCGGCTGTCCGACGATGCGGTCGCCGTGCTGCGCTCCGTGCTCGACACCGAGATCAGCCCCGAGCTGGTGCCCGCAGGCGAAGACGGCAAGGTGCAGTCGACGCAGGACACGATCGGCCCGTACGCGCTGCACGACTTCACCCTCGCGTACGTGCTGCGCTACGGCTTGCGCCCCTCGAAGATCGCGTTCCTCGCCGAGCACGCGTGGGCCGACCCGGATGCCGGCTCCTGGCCGCCCGGGTTCCCCGCCGAAGAGCGGTACGGCTACGACCGCGAGACGATCGTGCGGTGGCTGCGGGTCTTCCTGCAGCGGTACTTCGGCTTCGCGCAGTTCAAGCGGTCGGCGATCCCGAACGGCCCCAAGGTCGCCGCGGCAGGCTCGCTCTCGCCCCGCGGCGACTGGCGGGCGCCCAGCGACGGCAACGCGCGGGCCTGGCTCGCGGAACTCGACGCCGCGCTGACCGACAGGTAG
- a CDS encoding AAA family ATPase: protein MKLHRLELTGFGPFLATQTVDFDAFDRDGIFLISGRTGAGKSSILDGVSFALYGSVPRYDSGDKRLRSDHCTPDDPTEVRLEFTVAGRRWRVTRAPEYQRPARRGGGLTTEPTRATLEEQVAGEWVGRAAKPRDVGLALDEILGLNAQQFQQVILLAQNKFSRFLLASGAERQPLLRTLFGTRRYEEYVRVLAERSKEAARSLDTLGEHARTLLDQAERLIAEHALAGEGGVPTDLAGRRNAAERAVQRADYRQETLTRARADADAAFAAATAAHAERVALAKAHADLAQARDRLASLEGDAESIASDRITMERARAAEALRSVLDMATRTAQAAAEATSAATQADEAWALLASDPEADLAVVEEQLTGDLAVWAAAAAQESALADREAERAAARSRVAVLEHELATLDEQRAQIPAELTRLRDQLADARTRAAVLAGATAHRDGLAARVAAARETETLGVVLREADAAHRDAAALSAAAAAGVAVLLQRRLDGYAGELAAALIDGEPCAVCGATAHPAPAARGDEPVTDELLAEAEAQRDAALAAERAASDAARAARDAHAHAAARAGGEGVESLETQLAAAEAAVGAAAAAAGEGDRLDAQCRQLEELEAVSLTARDGLAADLNSARETAAALDATVTAMGETIAAARGDHPTVADRVAVATAQRDAARACRAARATAARAVEDRDAAVAERDARLAASVFTDADDAAAALRDDRVVRELVDRIGAHDAALAATRQRALELELELAGAPDEPVDLAASQATVDAADATRSTAIAAERDAQNVAARLRDLLVQADDAYAAVAAHAEEAEAVRRLADTVAGRAPNTMKMDLETFVLAAELEEIVAAANVRLGEMSAGRYTLHHTDARAARGAASGLGIEVLDAHTGRLRPPQSLSGGETFLASLALALGLAEVVTARAGGLRLDTLFIDEGFGSLDADTLELAMRTLDELRAGGRTVGVISHVEAMKEQLPAQLLVEATPRGPSVITQDAPVPAAS, encoded by the coding sequence GTGAAGCTGCACCGGCTGGAACTGACGGGCTTCGGGCCGTTCCTGGCCACCCAGACGGTCGACTTCGACGCGTTCGACCGTGACGGCATCTTCCTCATCTCGGGTCGCACCGGCGCGGGAAAATCCAGCATCCTCGACGGGGTGAGCTTCGCCCTGTACGGCAGCGTGCCGCGCTACGACTCCGGCGACAAGCGCCTGCGCAGCGATCACTGCACCCCTGACGACCCCACCGAGGTGCGGCTGGAGTTCACGGTCGCCGGCCGTCGGTGGCGGGTCACCAGGGCGCCGGAGTACCAGCGGCCGGCGCGGCGTGGTGGGGGACTGACCACCGAGCCGACCCGCGCGACGCTCGAGGAGCAGGTCGCGGGGGAGTGGGTCGGGCGCGCCGCGAAGCCGCGCGATGTCGGGCTCGCCCTCGACGAGATCCTGGGCCTGAACGCCCAGCAGTTCCAGCAGGTGATCCTGCTGGCGCAGAACAAGTTCTCGCGCTTCCTCCTCGCCTCGGGAGCCGAGCGCCAGCCGCTGCTGCGCACGCTCTTCGGCACCCGGCGATACGAGGAGTACGTGCGCGTCCTCGCCGAGCGCAGCAAGGAGGCCGCGAGGAGTCTCGACACGCTCGGGGAGCACGCCCGCACGCTGCTCGACCAGGCCGAGCGCCTCATCGCCGAGCACGCGCTCGCCGGTGAAGGCGGGGTGCCGACCGATCTCGCCGGGCGCCGCAACGCCGCAGAGCGGGCCGTCCAGCGTGCCGACTACCGGCAGGAGACCCTCACACGCGCGCGGGCGGATGCCGACGCCGCGTTCGCTGCGGCGACGGCGGCTCATGCCGAGCGCGTGGCCCTGGCCAAGGCGCACGCCGACCTCGCGCAGGCCCGCGACCGGCTGGCATCCCTCGAGGGCGATGCGGAGAGCATCGCCTCCGACCGCATCACGATGGAGCGCGCCCGCGCAGCCGAAGCCCTGCGCTCGGTGCTCGACATGGCGACCCGCACGGCGCAGGCCGCTGCCGAGGCGACGTCCGCGGCGACCCAGGCCGACGAGGCATGGGCCCTCCTGGCCTCCGACCCCGAGGCAGACCTCGCCGTCGTCGAGGAACAGCTCACCGGCGACCTGGCGGTGTGGGCCGCCGCCGCGGCCCAGGAGTCCGCGCTCGCCGACCGCGAGGCCGAGCGTGCCGCTGCCCGAAGCCGGGTCGCCGTGCTCGAGCACGAACTCGCGACGCTCGACGAGCAACGTGCTCAGATCCCCGCCGAGCTGACGCGGCTGCGCGACCAGCTCGCCGATGCGCGCACGCGCGCCGCCGTTCTCGCGGGCGCGACCGCTCACCGTGACGGCCTCGCGGCTCGCGTCGCCGCGGCCAGGGAGACAGAGACGCTCGGGGTCGTGCTGCGCGAGGCCGATGCCGCCCATCGCGACGCCGCCGCGCTGTCGGCCGCCGCGGCTGCCGGTGTGGCGGTGCTGCTGCAGCGACGACTCGACGGCTACGCCGGAGAGCTTGCGGCCGCGTTGATCGACGGCGAGCCGTGCGCCGTGTGCGGTGCCACGGCGCACCCGGCCCCCGCCGCGCGCGGCGACGAGCCGGTGACGGATGAGCTGCTGGCCGAAGCAGAAGCGCAGCGCGATGCCGCACTGGCAGCCGAGCGCGCCGCGTCGGACGCTGCGCGCGCCGCGCGTGACGCGCACGCTCACGCGGCCGCGCGAGCCGGCGGCGAGGGCGTCGAGTCCCTCGAGACACAGCTGGCGGCCGCCGAGGCCGCTGTGGGCGCCGCCGCTGCCGCTGCCGGTGAGGGTGACCGCCTCGACGCGCAGTGCCGGCAGCTCGAAGAGCTCGAAGCCGTCTCGCTCACGGCGCGCGACGGCCTGGCCGCCGACCTGAACTCGGCACGTGAAACCGCCGCAGCGCTGGACGCGACCGTGACGGCCATGGGTGAGACCATCGCGGCCGCACGGGGGGACCACCCCACCGTGGCCGACCGTGTCGCCGTGGCCACGGCGCAGCGAGACGCCGCCCGCGCGTGCCGTGCTGCCCGCGCCACCGCTGCTCGCGCCGTGGAAGACCGTGACGCGGCGGTCGCCGAGCGAGACGCCCGCCTCGCGGCATCCGTGTTCACCGACGCCGACGACGCCGCGGCGGCGCTGCGCGACGATCGTGTGGTGCGGGAGCTCGTCGACCGCATCGGCGCTCACGACGCAGCTCTGGCCGCCACGCGCCAGCGCGCCCTCGAACTCGAACTGGAACTGGCCGGGGCGCCCGATGAACCGGTGGATCTCGCGGCGTCTCAGGCCACGGTCGACGCGGCCGACGCCACTCGTTCGACCGCCATCGCCGCCGAGCGCGACGCGCAGAACGTCGCCGCGCGGCTGCGCGACCTGCTCGTGCAGGCCGACGACGCCTATGCCGCCGTCGCCGCCCACGCAGAGGAGGCCGAAGCGGTGCGCCGGCTCGCCGACACGGTGGCCGGGCGTGCGCCGAACACGATGAAGATGGACCTCGAGACGTTCGTGCTCGCCGCCGAGCTCGAGGAGATCGTGGCAGCGGCCAACGTGCGGCTCGGGGAGATGTCGGCGGGGCGCTACACCCTGCACCACACCGACGCCCGCGCGGCCCGGGGTGCCGCGTCCGGGCTGGGCATCGAGGTGCTCGACGCGCACACCGGCCGCCTGCGCCCGCCGCAGTCGCTGTCGGGGGGCGAGACGTTCCTGGCCTCCCTGGCCCTGGCGCTGGGCCTGGCCGAGGTCGTCACCGCGCGCGCCGGGGGACTGCGGTTGGACACGCTGTTCATCGATGAGGGATTCGGCTCACTCGATGCCGACACGCTCGAGCTGGCGATGCGCACCCTCGACGAACTGCGCGCCGGTGGCCGTACCGTCGGCGTCATCAGTCACGTCGAGGCGATGAAGGAGCAGCTGCCCGCTCAGCTGCTCGTCGAAGCGACCCCCCGAGGCCCCAGCGTGATCACCCAGGACGCGCCCGTCCCGGCGGCCTCGTAA